A window from Clostridiales bacterium encodes these proteins:
- a CDS encoding ABC transporter ATP-binding protein, with product MSVLQVRGVTRRFGGLTAVDNVSFDVHDGQIKAIIGPNGAGKTTLFNVITAFDHPDEGRVLFEGSEITEERAYRIVRRGVARTFQNTRLFEDMSALDNVKTGAYAVTKTGFLAAALRLSWTVREEREVTAEAERLLRLVGLASWTTALAADMPHGLRRLVEIARALATRPRLLLLDEPAAGLNTAETTALAEALYRIRDQGTTIVVVEHDMGLVMEVSDEIVVLDRGSKIAEGPPRLIQKDPLVIAAYLGEEDTDEV from the coding sequence GTGAGCGTCTTGCAGGTTAGGGGAGTGACACGCAGGTTTGGTGGACTCACCGCCGTCGATAACGTGTCATTCGACGTACACGATGGACAGATCAAAGCCATCATCGGCCCCAACGGCGCCGGCAAGACGACGTTGTTCAACGTCATCACCGCGTTTGATCATCCCGATGAAGGCCGTGTTCTCTTTGAGGGTTCAGAGATCACGGAAGAGCGCGCGTATCGAATCGTGCGGCGGGGAGTAGCGCGGACGTTTCAGAACACTCGGCTGTTTGAGGACATGAGTGCGCTGGACAACGTCAAGACGGGGGCGTACGCCGTCACGAAGACGGGGTTTCTCGCGGCGGCGCTCCGGCTTTCGTGGACCGTGCGAGAGGAGCGAGAGGTGACCGCCGAAGCGGAGCGCCTGCTACGTCTCGTCGGCCTGGCTTCATGGACCACCGCTCTCGCAGCGGACATGCCTCACGGCCTCAGGCGTCTGGTTGAGATTGCACGCGCGCTTGCCACACGTCCGCGATTGCTTCTGCTCGACGAGCCAGCCGCCGGGCTCAACACCGCCGAGACGACCGCGCTCGCCGAAGCGCTCTACCGCATCCGCGATCAAGGTACGACGATCGTCGTGGTCGAGCACGACATGGGGCTCGTGATGGAGGTCTCTGACGAGATTGTCGTTCTTGACCGAGGAAGCAAGATCGCCGAAGGTCCGCCGCGACTCATTCAGAAAGACCCGCTCGTCATAGCGGCGTATCTTGGCGAGGAGGACACCGATGAGGTCTGA
- a CDS encoding ABC transporter ATP-binding protein encodes MRSEAGAHPLDVRGLNAGYGRVDVLRGVDLHVAQGELVTLIGANGAGKSTLLKAIVGLVHLSGGSVHFFGEDITRISPERALRKGISLVPEGRMLFAPMTVDENLRLGAHINSADEFLAERTHVFDLFPVLGERKDQTAATLSGGEQQMLAIARGLMSRPRVLLLDEPSLGLAPRVIAEIFEALERLRADGLTILLVEQDARLALKHADRGYVMRTGSIALEGTADRLLADDDVRLIYLGAWSGKGSGER; translated from the coding sequence ATGAGGTCTGAGGCGGGCGCACATCCTCTCGATGTCCGAGGTCTTAACGCTGGCTACGGCAGGGTTGACGTGTTGCGAGGAGTCGATCTGCATGTGGCGCAAGGTGAGCTCGTGACGCTCATCGGCGCCAATGGCGCGGGCAAGTCGACTCTACTCAAAGCGATCGTCGGCCTCGTTCATCTAAGCGGCGGCTCCGTTCACTTCTTTGGCGAGGACATCACGCGAATTTCGCCCGAGCGTGCGCTGCGAAAGGGCATCTCGCTGGTGCCCGAGGGGCGGATGCTCTTCGCGCCGATGACGGTCGATGAGAACCTGCGGCTCGGGGCGCACATCAACTCCGCCGATGAGTTCTTGGCGGAGCGCACACACGTCTTCGATCTGTTTCCCGTGCTAGGTGAGCGCAAAGACCAGACAGCGGCGACTCTGTCCGGCGGCGAGCAGCAGATGTTAGCTATCGCACGGGGTCTCATGAGCCGCCCGCGCGTGCTTCTGCTAGACGAGCCGTCTCTCGGACTCGCGCCTCGGGTGATTGCCGAGATATTCGAAGCGCTGGAGCGGCTCAGGGCTGACGGGCTCACCATACTCCTTGTCGAGCAAGATGCCCGCCTCGCACTGAAGCATGCTGATAGGGGCTACGTGATGCGCACCGGGAGTATCGCGCTTGAGGGCACCGCGGATCGGTTGCTCGCTGACGATGATGTGCGCCTCATCTACCTGGGCGCTTGGAGCGGGAAGGGGAGTGGCGAGCGATGA